The nucleotide sequence CCTGAAGCTGGCTGATGCCTACGGTGTCCCCGGCTACCGCGCCGACAGCGCCGAACACCTCCCGGGCGCCATCGACGCCTGGCTGGCCGACCCAAAGAGCGCCCTCCTGGAGGTCGTGGTGCCGCACGAGCACGGCGTCTTCCCGATGGTGCCCGCCGGGGCGGCCCTCAGCGAGATGATCGAACAGGAGCCGGCGCGGTCCATTCCCGGCAACGAGCGCAACCCCACCGCAGAGGAGGCAAAGGGCGCATGACCGACCCCACCCCCCGTGACCACCTCGTGTCCGCCCTGGTCCGCGACGAGCCGCGGGTGCTGACCCGCATCACGTCCCTCTTTGGCCGGCGCGGCTACAACATCAAGAGCCTCTCGGTCGGTTCGACCGAGCACCCCGGCGTCAGCCGCATGACCTTTGTGGTGACCGGTGACCGCGGCGTGGTCGAACAGGCGATGCGGCAACTGGAAAAGCTGCACGACGTCATCAACATCATCGACCACAGCCTGGAGAAGTACGTAGACCGCGAACTCGTGCTTGTCAAGGTGGCCATCACGCCGGA is from Deinococcus sp. YIM 77859 and encodes:
- the ilvN gene encoding acetolactate synthase small subunit → MTDPTPRDHLVSALVRDEPRVLTRITSLFGRRGYNIKSLSVGSTEHPGVSRMTFVVTGDRGVVEQAMRQLEKLHDVINIIDHSLEKYVDRELVLVKVAITPESRVEVRQIAEDFRARIVDVGRHALTFEVTGDEGKITAFIEQMRPFGILETMRTGRVALTRGSNADIPTHVYHAGETQALKPAVEGVEPREERARGVPNLF